The following proteins come from a genomic window of Paenibacillus spongiae:
- a CDS encoding beta-N-acetylhexosaminidase produces METLMVLPVPRRAERREGTYVMPERLTIAGLTEDAGYAAIAAELGGYPAMGTEAAVVRLQLISESQDGTAASDLSAEELLLLLNPEGYVLIVSADGIDIWAAEPAGHLYGVMTLKGMMRQYGSELPCLIVGDAPAMKRRGMQLAFAQGMTEYRASYMENLVRVLAGWKINELYLYLETFFDFPSLPRLGGPGAMTADDARTLDKLCRAYNIKLIPQLNLLAHSGELLSLQRYHHLTESSAESDYRTSSSYTMCASSPEADELADRMLGDLFDCFSSDVICVGGDEVENMGECPLCKPKLEEKGKIGIYVDHFSRIMRAASVQGRKIGIWGDMLISHFAKATPDERQYAVDVLLSGTIIYDWSYDGGSFESLQSFKEAGFETVACSSTHLCYSSSVHIGQHAKQLELFADAAAAGTAGGMTTAWCNAYGLHEEQMNFLVASGATALWSGADGGGSARSGEEANEAQPEPRSDVLAYGEQFERAYSLQRYGLRETALTAYWHALGDPAGAVLGPLAPLNGVDIRKCLYHTDNVLMMWKLYAAILRGEKLAQYEQGIQYARGLWDRVAAEADRLPGGADTYLPLQEGSLLMHEHLLRRFRITEEMYALYDKAAKAQYRDAGEFGSALQAAAARLLEHLADFTPVEAYLTEANRMLGLEKASLLRLDATKRNMKELADFLGYLAESDRPLPAFVTLHDVFLRPFYSNWFVDRQHEWAAGPERFRRYSVQDGAWKAKPF; encoded by the coding sequence TTGGAAACGTTGATGGTTCTGCCGGTTCCGCGGCGTGCGGAGCGGCGAGAAGGAACATACGTTATGCCGGAACGGTTGACGATTGCGGGACTCACCGAGGACGCCGGTTATGCCGCAATAGCCGCCGAGCTCGGCGGCTATCCGGCGATGGGAACGGAAGCGGCTGTGGTCCGGCTGCAACTGATTTCCGAGTCGCAGGACGGGACAGCAGCTTCCGATCTGTCGGCGGAAGAGCTGCTATTATTACTCAATCCGGAAGGTTACGTACTGATCGTAAGTGCAGATGGCATCGATATATGGGCGGCGGAGCCTGCCGGCCATCTGTACGGCGTCATGACGCTGAAGGGGATGATGCGGCAATACGGTAGTGAGCTGCCGTGCCTGATTGTCGGTGACGCGCCGGCAATGAAGCGCCGCGGTATGCAATTAGCCTTTGCCCAAGGAATGACCGAATACCGGGCTTCATATATGGAGAATCTTGTGCGCGTGCTTGCAGGCTGGAAAATCAATGAGCTGTATTTGTATTTGGAAACGTTTTTCGATTTCCCTTCCCTGCCCCGACTTGGCGGACCTGGCGCGATGACGGCGGACGACGCACGGACGCTTGACAAGCTGTGCCGCGCATACAACATCAAGTTAATTCCGCAGCTTAACTTGCTTGCGCACAGCGGCGAATTGCTGTCGCTGCAGCGTTATCATCATTTGACAGAGAGCTCCGCCGAATCGGATTATCGGACTTCGAGCTCGTATACGATGTGCGCTAGCTCGCCGGAGGCGGATGAGTTGGCGGATCGAATGCTCGGGGATTTATTCGATTGCTTCAGCTCGGACGTGATCTGCGTCGGCGGCGATGAAGTGGAGAACATGGGAGAATGCCCGCTGTGCAAGCCGAAGCTGGAGGAGAAAGGGAAGATCGGCATCTACGTCGATCACTTCTCGCGCATTATGCGTGCAGCGAGCGTCCAAGGCCGCAAGATCGGCATATGGGGAGATATGCTGATCAGCCACTTTGCCAAGGCGACGCCGGACGAAAGACAATATGCGGTCGATGTGCTTCTCTCCGGCACGATCATATATGATTGGAGCTATGACGGCGGCTCCTTCGAATCGCTGCAGAGCTTCAAGGAAGCCGGGTTCGAGACGGTCGCTTGCAGCTCGACTCATCTATGTTATTCAAGCTCCGTGCATATCGGGCAACATGCCAAGCAGCTGGAGCTGTTCGCGGACGCTGCCGCTGCTGGAACGGCCGGCGGGATGACGACGGCATGGTGCAACGCGTACGGCTTGCATGAGGAGCAGATGAATTTCCTTGTAGCGTCAGGCGCGACGGCGTTATGGTCCGGCGCGGACGGAGGCGGTTCCGCTCGGAGCGGCGAAGAAGCGAACGAGGCACAACCGGAGCCTCGTTCCGATGTTCTGGCATACGGCGAACAATTCGAACGCGCTTATTCGCTGCAGCGATACGGGCTGCGGGAGACAGCGCTCACAGCCTATTGGCACGCGCTCGGCGACCCTGCCGGAGCTGTACTTGGACCTTTAGCCCCGCTTAACGGCGTAGACATTCGCAAATGCTTGTACCATACCGACAACGTGCTGATGATGTGGAAGCTCTATGCAGCGATATTGCGCGGCGAGAAGCTGGCGCAGTATGAGCAGGGCATCCAATATGCCCGCGGTCTTTGGGATCGTGTCGCTGCCGAAGCGGACCGCTTGCCCGGCGGCGCTGACACGTATCTTCCTTTGCAGGAAGGCTCTCTCCTTATGCATGAGCACTTGCTCCGCCGCTTCCGTATCACGGAAGAGATGTACGCCCTGTACGATAAGGCGGCGAAGGCGCAGTATCGCGATGCTGGCGAGTTCGGTTCCGCGCTTCAAGCGGCGGCTGCGCGTCTACTCGAGCATCTGGCCGACTTCACTCCGGTAGAAGCTTATCTCACGGAAGCGAATCGCATGCTCGGTTTGGAGAAGGCAAGCTTGCTCCGCCTCGATGCGACGAAGCGGAATATGAAGGAGCTGGCCGACTTCCTCGGTTATTTGGCCGAATCGGATCGGCCGCTGCCGGCGTTCGTCACGCTGCATGACGTCTTCCTGCGTCCGTTCTATTCGAACTGGTTCGTAGACCGCCAGCATGAGTGGGCAGCCGGCCCAGAACGCTTCCGCCGGTACAGCGTGCAGGACGGAGCGTGGAAGGCGAAGCCTTTCTAA
- a CDS encoding sensor histidine kinase: MKIRTKIFMANTLVAIILLGALTFITTRYSSNLLLSKMEEDVGYSVSQLSENVDNLLQSYEQVVDALYANSDLKDQIAKRYDNFLESYDVYLDEYIPFVNWVRSSSRNVLRVMTYTDNPTFQFADVRLIDQEIRQTPWYVKSQQSDMPLVKTWTYLGKDTYYRFGVFRLSQKVSGIGAEGNNVMYVAIDLPDRVLYDLVTKENSKQRFLIALPDGRIVVDNMDQSYDKKLSDSPFYSQIKGKSFYTGMYRFDDGSKYLLTAKELTSRGSIRGLKVINLTPIDELQAKVREIQQLAILLFALAVIVSVLALYFISAGLTKRLMQLANRMQRTDADNLQSFIEVKGNDEISRLGYIFNRMILRIDKLIKEVYESELDRKELELKKKESELYALQTQINPHYLFNTLNAIRGNLLEKGDKENAKIVKLLATSFRNVLSQSGQVVRLSEEIDIVDTYLRIQEFRFGERLAYDVHIPRELHQLEMPRLTLQTLVENAVVHALEKNEEMTTIVIRARIVDRDRYCATVEDNGPGITSDRLDEIIGRLNEPEGSDDGKRIGLRNVHQRLRRLYGSSYGIEFESVPGSGTKVTVVLPVSQ, from the coding sequence GTGAAGATCCGTACAAAAATATTTATGGCCAACACGCTGGTCGCCATCATCCTGCTTGGGGCGCTTACGTTCATAACAACCCGGTACAGCAGTAATCTGCTCCTCAGTAAGATGGAGGAGGACGTCGGCTATTCCGTCTCGCAGCTCTCGGAGAACGTAGACAATTTGCTGCAGTCGTACGAGCAAGTTGTGGATGCGCTCTATGCGAACAGCGATTTGAAGGATCAAATCGCCAAACGGTACGATAATTTTCTCGAATCGTACGACGTGTATTTGGACGAATATATCCCGTTTGTCAACTGGGTAAGATCCTCGTCGCGCAATGTGCTGCGCGTCATGACGTATACCGATAACCCGACCTTCCAATTTGCGGACGTCAGACTAATAGACCAAGAAATCCGGCAAACGCCGTGGTATGTAAAGTCGCAGCAGTCCGATATGCCGCTTGTCAAGACATGGACCTATCTCGGGAAGGATACGTACTATCGGTTCGGCGTGTTTCGCCTGTCGCAGAAAGTAAGCGGAATCGGCGCGGAAGGAAATAACGTCATGTACGTGGCTATCGATCTTCCCGACCGGGTGCTGTACGACCTGGTTACGAAAGAAAATTCGAAGCAGCGGTTTCTGATTGCACTGCCTGACGGCCGGATTGTCGTAGACAATATGGATCAAAGCTATGACAAGAAGCTATCCGATTCTCCGTTTTATTCACAAATTAAAGGGAAAAGCTTCTACACGGGCATGTACCGCTTCGATGACGGAAGCAAGTATTTGCTGACAGCTAAGGAACTGACTTCGCGCGGCAGCATACGGGGATTGAAGGTTATCAATCTGACCCCCATCGACGAGCTGCAAGCGAAGGTGAGAGAGATTCAGCAGCTCGCCATCCTGCTTTTTGCGTTAGCCGTCATCGTATCGGTGCTCGCGTTATATTTTATCTCAGCCGGCTTGACGAAACGGCTTATGCAGCTTGCGAATCGGATGCAGAGAACCGACGCGGACAACTTGCAGTCGTTCATCGAAGTCAAAGGAAACGATGAGATCAGCCGGCTCGGGTATATTTTTAACCGAATGATTCTGCGCATCGATAAACTTATTAAGGAAGTATACGAATCAGAGCTCGACCGCAAGGAATTGGAGCTGAAGAAAAAGGAATCCGAATTGTATGCGCTTCAAACTCAAATCAATCCGCATTATTTGTTCAATACATTGAATGCGATCCGCGGCAATCTGCTGGAGAAGGGCGATAAGGAGAATGCCAAAATCGTCAAGCTGCTGGCCACTTCGTTCCGCAACGTGCTTAGCCAAAGCGGACAAGTCGTCAGGCTGAGCGAAGAGATCGACATCGTCGATACGTACTTGCGCATTCAGGAGTTTCGGTTTGGCGAGCGCCTCGCCTATGATGTTCACATTCCGAGGGAACTCCATCAGCTTGAGATGCCTCGGCTGACGCTGCAGACGCTGGTTGAAAACGCGGTTGTGCACGCGCTTGAGAAAAACGAAGAGATGACGACCATCGTCATTCGCGCGCGCATCGTCGACCGCGATCGATACTGCGCGACGGTAGAGGATAACGGGCCTGGCATAACGTCGGACCGGCTGGACGAAATCATCGGGCGATTGAACGAGCCGGAGGGAAGCGACGATGGCAAACGCATCGGATTGCGGAATGTGCACCAGAGACTTCGCCGGTTGTATGGGAGCTCGTACGGAATTGAGTTCGAAAGCGTTCCGGGGTCTGGTACGAAGGTGACGGTCGTGCTTCCTGTGTCGCAATAG
- a CDS encoding M42 family metallopeptidase, whose protein sequence is MLKALTDANGVPGHEDEVRDVMREHIAPYADEVTVDHLGSLIAQKTGTIPDGPKIMVAGHLDEIGFMVTRIDDKGFLYFQPLGGWWEQVMQAQRVTVMTRKGNIPGVIGSKPPHILSPEARKNPVDKKDMFIDIGAESKEQATEFGVRPGDSIVPVCEFTVMKNEKMLMAKAWDNRIGCAIAIDVLKQLKDVEHPNTVYGVGTVQEEVGLRGAKTAANVIQPDIGFSVDVGIAGDTPGVSEKDALAKMGKGPQILIYDGSMISHRRLRNFVTDTADELGIPYQFDYVAGGGTDAGAIHVTAGGVPSLAISIATRYIHTHAAILHREDFENAVKLITEVIKRLDKNKVKELTFGQG, encoded by the coding sequence ATGTTAAAAGCGCTAACCGACGCCAACGGCGTACCCGGTCACGAGGACGAAGTGCGCGACGTTATGCGGGAACACATTGCCCCTTACGCTGACGAAGTGACGGTCGATCATCTCGGCAGCTTGATCGCCCAAAAAACGGGCACGATCCCGGACGGCCCTAAAATTATGGTAGCCGGACATTTGGATGAAATCGGTTTCATGGTGACGCGAATCGACGACAAAGGCTTCCTATACTTTCAACCGCTCGGCGGCTGGTGGGAGCAAGTGATGCAAGCGCAGCGGGTGACCGTCATGACGCGCAAGGGGAACATTCCCGGCGTGATCGGCTCGAAGCCGCCTCATATTTTATCGCCGGAAGCCCGCAAAAATCCAGTTGACAAAAAAGACATGTTCATTGATATCGGCGCGGAAAGCAAAGAGCAAGCTACGGAGTTCGGCGTTCGCCCTGGCGACTCCATCGTACCGGTTTGCGAATTTACCGTGATGAAAAATGAAAAAATGCTGATGGCCAAAGCATGGGACAACCGCATCGGCTGTGCCATAGCGATCGATGTGCTGAAGCAATTGAAAGACGTCGAGCATCCGAATACCGTTTACGGCGTCGGTACCGTTCAAGAGGAAGTCGGCTTGCGCGGAGCCAAAACGGCCGCAAATGTCATTCAACCGGATATCGGTTTCTCGGTTGACGTAGGGATCGCCGGCGATACGCCGGGTGTGAGCGAGAAGGACGCCTTGGCCAAAATGGGCAAAGGGCCGCAAATTCTCATTTATGACGGATCGATGATCTCGCATCGCCGTCTGCGCAACTTCGTTACCGACACTGCAGATGAGCTCGGCATTCCTTATCAATTCGACTATGTCGCGGGAGGCGGTACCGACGCGGGCGCCATTCACGTGACAGCCGGCGGCGTACCGTCGCTTGCGATTTCGATTGCAACGCGATATATTCACACGCATGCGGCGATTCTCCACCGCGAGGATTTCGAAAATGCCGTGAAGCTGATCACCGAAGTAATCAAACGATTGGATAAAAACAAAGTGAAGGAACTTACATTCGGCCAAGGGTAA
- a CDS encoding response regulator transcription factor translates to MLKVLLVDDEPGALKSMKYLVDWEQYGFQIAGEARSGKQALDLLERNDYSLLVTDIRMPGIDGLELICKLREFSQIPVIVMSGYEEFGYVKECMKRGVKDYLLKPVGEEDLSRLLTTVKSEFASQQLLDMQLYLGIPAMRDQLLKKWVRGVVKEEEAAEQFELLKIKVMTGDSYCCLFVEMEFLETGDSFWTDAEIQIKRFAVRNVMEDVIAGSGYMFEESFERYGVLLHPQGSGEDDDSSEEAMRICERIRDCVAKYAKVAVTIGLGEVVCSPREIVRSCYTADQMLDRKFLVGSEAIITPNGLEATDGWSALEEIQHVQYVVEAVKELDRERVSRQLAGRMHDYAKQHTPKSIVKSMVLELVVNLFRLVRELGIPYESIFNLNLNDYGTIMEAKKMEKLFEFAENKCMQTIEQLERSMPPQPANTVQLVKRIVESEYGTNISLRSIASQVYMNAAYLGQLFKAEEGISFNDHLLRVRMERAKELLLATELKAYEVAQAVGYRELDWFYKRFKEYTGMSTSEFRNR, encoded by the coding sequence ATGCTGAAAGTGCTGCTGGTTGATGATGAGCCTGGAGCTCTGAAATCGATGAAGTATTTGGTTGATTGGGAGCAATACGGATTCCAAATTGCGGGGGAAGCGCGAAGCGGGAAGCAAGCGCTGGACTTATTGGAGCGGAATGATTATTCTTTGCTCGTTACGGATATCCGAATGCCGGGCATTGACGGGCTCGAGCTCATCTGCAAGCTGAGGGAGTTCTCGCAAATTCCGGTCATTGTCATGAGCGGATACGAAGAATTCGGCTACGTGAAGGAATGTATGAAGCGCGGCGTAAAAGATTATTTGCTCAAGCCGGTTGGAGAGGAAGATCTAAGCCGTCTTCTGACGACGGTGAAGTCCGAGTTCGCGAGTCAGCAGTTGCTAGACATGCAGCTTTACCTTGGCATACCGGCCATGCGCGACCAGCTGCTCAAAAAATGGGTACGCGGCGTTGTAAAGGAAGAAGAGGCTGCGGAACAGTTCGAGCTTCTAAAAATAAAAGTAATGACCGGCGACAGCTACTGCTGCCTATTCGTGGAGATGGAGTTCCTTGAGACGGGCGATTCGTTCTGGACGGATGCGGAAATTCAAATTAAACGGTTTGCGGTGCGCAATGTTATGGAAGATGTCATTGCCGGTTCAGGCTATATGTTCGAGGAATCGTTCGAACGTTACGGCGTGCTCCTGCATCCGCAGGGAAGCGGGGAGGATGACGACAGCTCGGAAGAAGCGATGCGAATATGTGAACGGATAAGAGATTGCGTGGCGAAATATGCGAAAGTAGCGGTGACAATCGGCCTTGGCGAAGTGGTTTGTTCTCCTAGAGAAATCGTGAGGTCGTGCTATACGGCAGATCAGATGCTCGACCGTAAGTTTCTGGTCGGCTCAGAGGCGATTATTACGCCGAATGGATTGGAGGCGACCGATGGCTGGAGCGCCCTTGAAGAAATCCAGCATGTTCAATACGTCGTTGAAGCGGTGAAAGAGCTGGACCGGGAGCGAGTAAGCCGGCAGTTGGCGGGCCGCATGCATGATTACGCAAAACAGCATACGCCCAAATCGATCGTCAAGTCGATGGTTCTCGAGCTGGTCGTCAATTTATTCCGGCTCGTCCGCGAGCTCGGCATTCCATACGAGTCGATCTTTAATTTGAATTTAAACGATTACGGTACGATTATGGAAGCGAAAAAGATGGAGAAGCTGTTCGAATTCGCGGAGAACAAATGTATGCAGACGATCGAGCAACTGGAACGATCGATGCCGCCTCAGCCCGCGAATACGGTTCAGCTCGTCAAACGGATCGTGGAATCCGAATACGGAACGAATATCAGCCTCAGAAGCATCGCATCGCAAGTCTATATGAACGCGGCTTATCTCGGTCAATTGTTCAAAGCGGAGGAAGGAATATCGTTTAACGATCATTTGCTTCGCGTCCGGATGGAGCGGGCCAAGGAGTTGCTGCTCGCGACGGAGCTGAAGGCGTACGAGGTGGCGCAGGCGGTCGGTTATCGGGAATTGGACTGGTTTTATAAGAGGTTTAAGGAATATACGGGGATGAGCACAAGTGAATTTCGCAATCGGTAA
- a CDS encoding extracellular solute-binding protein gives MKKGLVLLLSLLLVTALMAACTKKEDSPKEKGAASEQPAAGDSGKQEAVKFTISTSDPKLTWDTPVGKLLTEKTGVSLEYVPVLSSDTQKYDIWLASGDYPDIVTSGRGEKYRDAGAYIPLEDLIDQYGPNIKKKFGKFYDLLRDEDGHIYTLYNVNLAEETPANVQASFAVQYDVLKEAGYPEIKTLDQLYDVLKAYTDKHPTVDGQEVIPFSGAGPDLTFNNPAINAAGHPDHGRFYIDEGNNVHSALSADFTKDYFKFLNKLQSEGMLDKEIFSLNYETLGAKIAQGRVLAGYIPQWVLSGPEQSLVAAGQADKQYAKLAVYFNDQVVDHSNTIVASGSNNNWGITTNAKNPERIIQFVDYLFSDEGQKLINWGIEGQHYDVVEGKRVRKQEFLDKLKADPDLAYREGTNGIYSRFSFGDGAKLDDGDYATPITADYIASNYDEETKGVLSKYGKKVWADFMPKPEYLPAYLWQLNAQEEVNPIFKKLENIWVKETPRVIMAKSPDEFEKAWSDMVAELDKGGEKRLEQLWTDTWQQYSERYNEAVK, from the coding sequence ATGAAGAAGGGATTGGTCCTATTATTATCATTGCTGCTTGTAACCGCTCTGATGGCTGCATGCACGAAGAAGGAAGACAGCCCGAAGGAAAAAGGTGCTGCGTCGGAGCAGCCGGCTGCAGGCGATAGCGGGAAACAGGAGGCGGTCAAATTTACGATTAGCACTTCCGATCCGAAGCTAACGTGGGACACGCCTGTCGGGAAGCTATTGACGGAGAAAACGGGCGTATCGCTGGAGTATGTGCCGGTGCTGTCGTCCGATACGCAAAAATACGACATCTGGCTCGCCTCGGGCGATTATCCGGATATCGTCACTTCCGGCCGGGGAGAGAAATACCGCGACGCCGGTGCGTATATCCCGCTGGAAGATTTGATTGACCAGTACGGACCTAATATCAAGAAGAAATTCGGTAAATTTTACGATTTGCTGCGCGATGAGGACGGCCATATCTACACGCTCTATAATGTCAATCTAGCCGAGGAGACGCCAGCCAACGTACAAGCGTCGTTCGCTGTCCAATACGATGTGCTGAAGGAAGCGGGGTACCCGGAGATCAAGACGCTCGATCAGCTTTACGACGTGTTGAAAGCGTATACCGACAAGCATCCGACCGTGGACGGTCAAGAAGTCATTCCGTTTAGCGGAGCCGGACCTGACTTAACCTTCAACAATCCGGCGATTAACGCGGCGGGACATCCCGACCACGGCCGTTTCTATATCGACGAGGGCAACAACGTTCATTCGGCCCTTAGCGCCGATTTTACGAAGGACTATTTTAAGTTTCTGAATAAGCTCCAATCGGAAGGGATGCTCGACAAAGAAATTTTCAGCTTGAATTACGAGACGCTGGGAGCCAAAATCGCGCAGGGACGCGTATTGGCCGGCTATATCCCTCAATGGGTGCTCAGCGGGCCTGAGCAATCGCTTGTAGCAGCAGGCCAAGCGGACAAACAATATGCCAAGCTGGCCGTTTACTTTAATGACCAGGTCGTTGACCATTCCAATACGATCGTGGCGTCCGGCTCGAACAACAACTGGGGTATTACGACGAACGCCAAAAATCCGGAACGCATCATCCAGTTCGTCGACTACCTGTTCTCTGATGAAGGGCAGAAGCTCATCAATTGGGGCATCGAAGGCCAGCATTATGACGTTGTTGAAGGCAAGCGCGTTCGCAAGCAAGAATTTCTCGACAAGCTGAAGGCCGATCCCGATCTGGCTTATAGGGAAGGCACCAATGGCATCTACAGCCGGTTCAGCTTTGGCGATGGAGCGAAACTGGATGATGGAGATTACGCGACGCCGATTACAGCCGATTATATCGCCAGCAATTACGATGAAGAGACGAAGGGAGTATTGTCGAAGTACGGCAAGAAGGTTTGGGCTGATTTCATGCCCAAGCCCGAATATCTCCCTGCGTATCTGTGGCAGCTGAACGCGCAAGAGGAGGTCAACCCTATTTTCAAAAAACTCGAAAACATTTGGGTGAAAGAAACGCCAAGAGTCATTATGGCCAAGTCGCCTGACGAATTCGAGAAGGCTTGGTCGGACATGGTCGCCGAGCTGGACAAAGGCGGCGAGAAGCGGCTGGAGCAGTTATGGACCGATACGTGGCAGCAATACAGCGAGCGTTACAATGAAGCCGTAAAATAG
- a CDS encoding WG repeat-containing protein has product MKKKATYLFKPIIGEYDYILDFQEGLACVRNNGEEFKVGYIDKTGDVAIPLEYYGRYESLNDGPKFVINPLFSEGLTPLMNKDGKFGYLDKKGKVVIPFEYDNTHWFSEGLAAVKQGGKWGFINKKGEVVIPLEYDWAFYFQDGLAYARKHGKLGYIDKAGKNVIPFEYDFYSGMSIGFSKSLGFSEGLTPVEKNGKKGYIDKTGKVVIPLELEFDYIGSFCNGLASVAIGKSIEIPMLENESEEDYKKRFNALNKQRWGFIDKTGEVIIPIEYERILGISEELFIVEKDGKKSYIDNNGNVPFATDFDVLSVFYEGFARVNKDNKYGYIDKSGDVVIPIVYEEASHFKDGHASVKIDGKYGFIDKTGSIIVPLEYDSAGLFNEGLSVVKKDGKWGILQIETEE; this is encoded by the coding sequence ATGAAGAAAAAAGCAACGTATTTATTTAAACCAATAATCGGTGAATACGACTATATACTCGATTTTCAGGAAGGGCTTGCATGCGTTAGAAATAATGGCGAAGAATTTAAAGTCGGATATATAGATAAAACAGGTGATGTCGCTATTCCACTGGAATATTACGGAAGATATGAAAGTTTAAATGATGGTCCAAAATTTGTGATTAACCCCCTTTTTAGCGAAGGTCTTACACCCTTAATGAACAAAGACGGAAAATTTGGTTATCTTGACAAAAAAGGAAAGGTTGTTATTCCTTTTGAATATGACAACACACACTGGTTCAGCGAAGGTCTTGCAGCAGTAAAACAAGGAGGAAAATGGGGATTTATAAATAAAAAAGGCGAGGTCGTCATACCACTGGAATATGACTGGGCATTCTATTTCCAGGATGGGCTTGCATACGCACGAAAACACGGCAAACTTGGTTATATAGATAAAGCTGGAAAAAATGTCATACCGTTTGAATATGATTTTTATAGTGGAATGAGTATTGGATTTAGCAAAAGTCTTGGATTTAGTGAAGGTCTTACGCCTGTCGAAAAAAACGGCAAAAAAGGATATATAGACAAAACGGGCAAGGTGGTTATACCGCTTGAGCTTGAATTCGATTATATTGGCAGTTTTTGTAATGGCCTTGCAAGCGTAGCTATTGGTAAAAGCATAGAAATTCCTATGTTAGAGAATGAGAGTGAGGAAGATTATAAAAAAAGATTTAATGCATTAAACAAACAACGCTGGGGATTTATTGATAAAACAGGAGAAGTTATAATTCCAATAGAATATGAAAGAATATTAGGCATTAGCGAGGAATTATTTATAGTAGAAAAGGATGGTAAAAAAAGTTACATTGATAATAATGGAAATGTTCCATTTGCTACAGATTTTGATGTATTGAGTGTCTTTTATGAAGGGTTCGCAAGGGTAAACAAAGATAACAAATATGGATATATAGATAAGTCAGGTGATGTTGTTATACCGATCGTCTATGAAGAGGCAAGTCATTTCAAAGATGGACATGCGTCAGTAAAAATAGATGGCAAATATGGTTTTATAGATAAAACGGGAAGTATTATTGTACCTTTGGAATATGATTCGGCAGGATTATTTAACGAAGGGCTCTCAGTAGTGAAAAAAGACGGTAAATGGGGAATACTTCAAATAGAAACGGAAGAGTAA
- a CDS encoding cell wall hydrolase has translation MAVVKARQQDINMLARLLRAEAETEGEMGMLLVGNVGINRIRGNCSDFKDIRTIPQMINQPHAFEALQHGMYYQNARERERRLAQRAVNGERNWPGEFSLWYFRPGTFENPGPCPPTWYDQPFVGRWKKHCFYQPTVKECENIYNT, from the coding sequence ATGGCAGTCGTAAAAGCCAGGCAACAGGATATAAATATGTTGGCAAGGTTGCTTCGAGCTGAAGCTGAGACCGAAGGCGAAATGGGCATGCTCCTTGTTGGAAATGTTGGCATTAACCGAATAAGAGGGAATTGCTCCGATTTTAAAGATATCCGGACAATTCCCCAGATGATCAACCAGCCGCATGCGTTCGAAGCATTGCAGCATGGTATGTACTATCAAAACGCAAGAGAGAGGGAACGCCGTCTGGCGCAACGGGCTGTGAATGGGGAGCGGAATTGGCCAGGCGAATTCTCGCTATGGTATTTCCGTCCAGGTACGTTCGAAAATCCCGGACCATGTCCGCCAACTTGGTATGATCAGCCGTTCGTAGGAAGATGGAAGAAGCATTGTTTTTATCAACCGACCGTGAAAGAATGTGAAAATATATATAATACGTAA
- a CDS encoding carbohydrate ABC transporter permease encodes MRKSMGVSGYAFDAINYALLALLGIATLYPFLNLMAISFNHPMDTIRGQVYLWPNEFTWSNYLIVFENDGLLGAAGRSVARTLLGTFLSVTCTTMLAFTLSRKEYVLRKSINYVLIVSMYVSGGIIPGYMLIKNLGLLNSFWVYIIPGLIGVYNVIIIRSYFDSMPEGLMESAKIDGASDFQLFSKIALPTSLPVLATITLFVSVGHWNAWFDNYLYNTKPNLSLLQYELMKILIQSTSQVTSNATGYVDKETLRQTTPQSIRATMTVIVTLPILFVYPFMQRYFIKGIMVGSIKE; translated from the coding sequence ATGCGCAAATCAATGGGAGTTTCCGGCTATGCTTTCGATGCTATCAACTACGCGCTGCTCGCTTTGCTCGGGATCGCTACGCTGTATCCGTTTCTTAACCTGATGGCGATATCGTTTAACCATCCGATGGACACCATCCGAGGCCAAGTGTATTTGTGGCCTAACGAGTTTACATGGAGCAACTATTTGATCGTGTTCGAAAATGACGGCCTGCTCGGCGCGGCCGGACGTTCGGTAGCGAGGACGCTGCTCGGAACGTTCTTGTCCGTCACCTGCACCACTATGCTCGCTTTTACGCTGTCTCGGAAGGAATACGTGCTGCGCAAATCGATCAATTACGTGCTGATCGTCAGCATGTACGTAAGCGGCGGCATTATTCCGGGCTATATGCTCATCAAGAATCTGGGCTTGCTCAACTCGTTCTGGGTATACATCATCCCTGGCCTAATCGGCGTCTACAACGTCATCATTATCCGTTCCTACTTCGATTCAATGCCGGAAGGGCTAATGGAATCCGCGAAAATCGACGGGGCAAGCGACTTTCAGCTGTTCAGCAAGATTGCGCTCCCGACCAGTCTGCCGGTGCTGGCGACGATCACCTTGTTCGTGTCGGTCGGGCATTGGAATGCCTGGTTCGATAACTATTTGTACAACACAAAGCCTAATTTGAGCCTATTGCAGTACGAGTTGATGAAAATATTAATTCAATCGACTTCTCAGGTCACCTCGAACGCGACCGGTTACGTCGACAAGGAAACGCTGCGGCAAACGACTCCCCAATCGATTCGTGCCACGATGACCGTGATCGTTACGCTGCCGATCCTGTTCGTCTACCCGTTCATGCAGCGTTACTTCATTAAAGGCATCATGGTTGGCTCGATCAAAGAATAG